The proteins below are encoded in one region of Nitrosopumilus sp.:
- a CDS encoding lysine 2,3-aminomutase: MTYQTTIWSDSPSLKSYTLSNFRTIPQIQNLGDKTQFEMEVVGNVLPFKANNYVIEQLIDWNNIPNDPIFVLTFPQKGMLKPEHYKKMESALKNNLDKKEITSIANEIRLQLNPHPAGQMELNVPTLKDGTKLYGMQHKYKETCLFFPSQSQTCHAYCSFCFRWPQFVGMDEMKFAMQEGEQLVQYVREHPEISDVLFTGGDPMIMKAKIFSKYVDTLIDAKLPNLKTIRIGTKALAYWPYKFLTDSDSQEMLDVFRKITDNGLHLAFMAHFNHLNELSTDAVKQAIKAVRTTGAQIRTQSPILAHINDDAVMWAKMWSKQVQLGCIPYYMFVVRDTGAQHYFGIPLVKAYQIFKKAYSSVSGLAKTVRGPSMSATPGKVHIIGTADLSDQKVIVLRFLQGRNPDWIQIPFFAKYDEKAIWLDDLKPALTEKFFFDEEMKNFRKSNPLDDYPES; this comes from the coding sequence GTGACCTATCAAACCACAATTTGGAGTGATTCACCATCTTTAAAATCATACACTCTATCTAATTTTCGGACTATTCCACAAATTCAGAATCTCGGTGATAAAACTCAATTTGAGATGGAAGTTGTGGGAAACGTTTTACCATTTAAAGCAAATAACTATGTTATTGAGCAACTAATTGATTGGAATAATATCCCTAATGATCCTATATTTGTTCTAACTTTTCCTCAAAAAGGGATGCTAAAACCCGAGCATTATAAAAAAATGGAAAGTGCTTTAAAAAATAATTTAGATAAAAAAGAAATTACATCTATCGCAAATGAGATTCGTTTACAGCTAAACCCACATCCTGCAGGTCAAATGGAGCTCAATGTTCCAACTCTAAAAGATGGAACCAAATTATATGGAATGCAGCATAAATACAAGGAAACTTGCCTCTTTTTTCCTAGTCAGAGTCAGACATGTCATGCATATTGCAGCTTTTGTTTTAGATGGCCTCAATTTGTTGGAATGGATGAAATGAAATTTGCAATGCAAGAGGGAGAACAACTTGTTCAATATGTTAGAGAACATCCAGAGATTTCTGATGTACTCTTTACTGGTGGTGATCCAATGATTATGAAAGCAAAAATTTTCTCAAAATATGTTGATACATTAATTGATGCAAAACTTCCAAATCTAAAAACAATTAGAATTGGAACAAAAGCGCTTGCATATTGGCCTTACAAATTTCTCACAGATTCTGATTCTCAGGAAATGTTAGATGTTTTTAGGAAGATTACTGATAATGGATTACATCTTGCATTTATGGCTCACTTTAATCACTTGAATGAATTATCAACTGATGCTGTAAAACAAGCAATAAAGGCAGTACGGACAACTGGTGCTCAAATTAGAACTCAATCTCCTATTCTAGCACACATTAATGATGATGCAGTGATGTGGGCAAAAATGTGGAGTAAACAGGTTCAATTGGGATGTATTCCATATTACATGTTTGTGGTTAGAGATACAGGTGCTCAACACTACTTTGGCATCCCTCTAGTCAAAGCATATCAAATTTTCAAAAAGGCGTATTCATCAGTAAGTGGTTTAGCTAAAACTGTTCGCGGACCAAGTATGTCTGCAACTCCAGGTAAAGTACACATTATTGGAACTGCAGATCTTAGTGATCAAAAAGTAATTGTTTTAAGATTTTTACAAGGTAGAAATCCTGATTGGATACAAATTCCATTTTTTGCAAAGTATGACGAAAAAGCAATTTGGCTAGATGATTTGAAACCTGCACTTACTGAAAAATTCTTCTTTGATGAGGAAATGAAAAATTTTCGAAAATCTAACCCACTTGATGATTATCCAGAATCTTAG